The following proteins come from a genomic window of Microbacterium sp. JZ31:
- the dapA gene encoding 4-hydroxy-tetrahydrodipicolinate synthase, with amino-acid sequence MTHSGNPFGQVLVALVTPMTADGEVDWPAVEKHIDDVITSGADGIVVTGTTGETSTLTDPEKLRLVEVGKDVAAGRAKIITGGGSNETAHAIELYRKSEKAGADGIMIVTPYYNKPTQAGILTHFRLVADSTDLPVILYDIPGRTGVPIKYETILRLAKHPNILAIKDAKGDFSEVSRVLNQTDLLYFSGDDANVLPHLAIGASGLIGVTANIAAAPYRMIVDAVNRGDLAAATEQHMKLEPLVRAVMTHVPGTVSAKYILHGLGRISSPRVRLPLVGPEEWEAAIIEDELALVKDVAGVDLSNFRPDRNAAAGGALPKIAGTTR; translated from the coding sequence ATGACGCACTCGGGCAACCCCTTCGGACAGGTGCTCGTCGCGCTCGTCACTCCGATGACGGCCGACGGCGAGGTCGACTGGCCCGCCGTCGAGAAGCACATCGACGACGTCATCACGTCGGGTGCCGACGGCATCGTCGTGACCGGCACGACGGGCGAGACCTCGACGCTCACCGACCCCGAGAAGCTGCGCCTCGTCGAGGTGGGCAAGGACGTCGCGGCGGGGCGCGCAAAGATCATCACGGGCGGCGGATCCAACGAGACCGCGCACGCGATCGAGCTCTACCGCAAGAGCGAGAAGGCCGGCGCCGACGGCATCATGATCGTCACGCCGTACTACAACAAGCCCACGCAGGCGGGCATCCTGACGCACTTCCGGCTGGTGGCGGACTCCACCGACCTGCCGGTCATCCTCTACGACATCCCGGGCCGCACGGGCGTCCCCATCAAATACGAGACGATCCTGCGGCTCGCGAAGCACCCCAACATCCTCGCGATCAAGGACGCCAAGGGCGACTTCAGCGAGGTCAGCCGCGTGCTGAACCAAACCGACCTGCTGTACTTCTCGGGCGACGACGCGAACGTGCTGCCGCACCTCGCGATCGGCGCATCGGGGCTGATCGGCGTGACCGCGAACATCGCGGCGGCGCCGTACCGCATGATCGTCGACGCGGTGAACCGCGGCGATCTCGCCGCGGCGACCGAGCAGCACATGAAGCTCGAGCCGCTCGTGCGCGCCGTCATGACGCACGTGCCGGGCACGGTGTCGGCGAAGTACATCCTGCACGGCCTCGGCCGCATCTCCAGCCCGCGCGTGCGCCTGCCGCTCGTCGGGCCGGAGGAGTGGGAGGCCGCGATCATCGAGGACGAGCTGGCCCTCGTGAAGGATGTCGCCGGCGTCGACCTCTCGAACTTCCGCCCCGACCGCAACGCGGCCGCGGGCGGCGCACTGCCGAAGATCGCCGGCACCACCCGCTGA
- a CDS encoding dihydrofolate reductase, translating to MAVRAIWAQAANGAIGADGGMPWDLPEDMAYFKRVTTGAPVVMGRRTWQSFPDRFRPLPGRPNVVVTRDESFDAPGAEVVHALDDALHRARELGDDVWVIGGAEIYRQAMPLLDELWVTRIDVDVEGDAFAPEVDASWRLSRADPAPGQWHTSRTGTRYRFEVLERAGSAGA from the coding sequence ATGGCGGTCCGCGCGATCTGGGCGCAGGCGGCCAACGGCGCGATCGGCGCCGACGGCGGCATGCCGTGGGACCTCCCGGAGGACATGGCGTACTTCAAGCGGGTCACGACCGGTGCGCCCGTCGTGATGGGCAGGCGCACGTGGCAGTCCTTTCCGGATCGGTTCCGCCCGCTGCCGGGCCGGCCGAACGTGGTGGTCACGCGCGACGAGTCGTTCGACGCACCGGGCGCCGAGGTCGTGCATGCGCTCGATGACGCGCTGCACCGCGCCCGTGAGCTGGGGGACGACGTGTGGGTGATCGGCGGCGCCGAGATCTACCGGCAGGCGATGCCGCTGCTCGACGAGCTCTGGGTCACCCGCATCGACGTCGACGTCGAGGGCGACGCCTTCGCGCCCGAGGTCGACGCCTCCTGGCGACTCAGTCGCGCCGACCCCGCGCCCGGACAGTGGCACACGAGCCGCACGGGCACGCGCTACCGCTTCGAGGTGCTCGAGCGCGCGGGATCCGCAGGAGCCTGA
- a CDS encoding thymidylate synthase, producing MSEAGSTLDRVIPTPYEDLLRDVLAHGTHKDDRTGTGTTSVFGRQLRYDLSQGFPLITTKRVHFKSVALELLWFLRGDSNVRWLQERGVTIWDEWADADGELGPVYGVQWRSWPTPSGEQIDQIQQAVDLLKSNPDSRRIVVSAWNPAEIPDMALPPCHAFFQFYVADGKLSCQLYQRSADMFLGVPFNIASYALLTMMMAQQTGLEPGEFVWTGGDVHIYDNHRDQVAEQLSRDPFPYPTLEITRKPASIFDYEFEDFAVHDYQHHPPIRAAVAV from the coding sequence ATGTCCGAAGCCGGGTCTACCCTGGATCGCGTGATCCCGACACCGTACGAAGACCTGCTGCGCGACGTGCTCGCGCACGGCACGCACAAGGACGACCGCACGGGCACCGGCACGACCAGCGTGTTCGGGCGGCAGCTGCGCTACGACCTCTCGCAGGGCTTCCCGCTGATCACGACCAAGCGCGTGCACTTCAAGTCCGTCGCGCTCGAGCTGCTGTGGTTCCTGCGCGGCGACTCGAATGTGCGCTGGCTGCAGGAGCGCGGAGTGACGATCTGGGACGAGTGGGCTGACGCCGACGGCGAGCTCGGGCCCGTGTACGGCGTGCAGTGGCGCTCGTGGCCCACCCCGAGCGGCGAGCAGATCGACCAGATCCAGCAGGCCGTCGACCTGCTGAAGAGCAACCCCGATTCGCGCCGCATCGTGGTCTCGGCGTGGAACCCCGCCGAGATCCCCGACATGGCGCTGCCGCCGTGCCACGCGTTCTTCCAGTTCTACGTCGCCGACGGCAAGCTGTCGTGCCAGCTCTATCAGCGCAGTGCGGACATGTTCTTGGGTGTGCCCTTCAACATCGCGTCGTACGCGCTGCTGACCATGATGATGGCGCAGCAGACGGGCCTGGAGCCGGGCGAGTTCGTGTGGACGGGCGGCGACGTGCACATCTACGACAACCACCGCGATCAGGTCGCCGAGCAGCTCTCGCGCGATCCGTTCCCGTACCCGACGCTCGAGATCACCCGGAAGCCCGCGTCGATCTTCGACTACGAGTTCGAGGACTTCGCGGTGCACGACTACCAGCACCACCCGCCGATCCGCGCGGCCGTCGCGGTCTGA
- a CDS encoding esterase-like activity of phytase family protein has translation MTITPPQRRRHTSPAALIALSAAASLIAALLPAAASATTAVTGHGSSPRSEKTVVPTLDARATLSADYLAEGPASGAAVTPANGRSGPFDGQVIPGFSAMLDNGDGTFWAQPDNGFGAKGNSADFLLRNYLVKPEWQTSRGGAGEIDILRHISYNDRNGVLDFAIVNEDTSERLLTGADFDIESIVRAKDGTFWVGEEFGPFLLHFDKNGTLLEKPYPLAGAQSPQNPYLGGAQPTVAASRGFEAMAGSRDGRYLYPVLEGAYLADTDQRRRVINEFDTRKGRYTGRTWSYQTDITPNVIGDAFTTRDGKLLLIERDDFEGDQSVIKRVYQVDLRQRPDREGFLHKTLVLDALRVDNPHGIDEGEGYGLGETYALPVQSFETVLQLRDGRLLIGNDNNYPGNDARNTGTPDDTEFAIVDLQRTRVTPDAVTVVAHRGASGYRPEHTLAAYETAITQCAEYIEPDVVATKDGVLVARHENEIGGTTDVAAHPEFADRRTTKTIDGVQVTGWFTEDFTLAELRTLRAEERLPQVRPQSAAFDGLYPIPTLDEVMDLARHSKTCDGRPVGVYPETKHPTYFDSIGLSLEEPLVVELRRNGLDDRRAPVILQSFETRNLRDLNRMTNVPLAQLISNSGAPYDLVAAGDPRTYADLVTRRGVAEIARYADGIGAEKNVIIPRNADGTLAEPSSVVRDAHRAGLTVHAWTFRVENQFLAADFRSGADPYAPGDLAGEIRAFLDTGIDGFFTDNPDIGAATVAE, from the coding sequence GTGACGATCACTCCCCCGCAGCGCCGCCGGCACACGTCGCCCGCCGCGCTCATCGCCCTCTCCGCCGCGGCGTCGCTCATCGCCGCGCTCCTGCCCGCCGCGGCGTCCGCGACGACCGCGGTCACCGGCCACGGCTCCTCCCCGCGATCTGAGAAGACCGTCGTCCCCACGCTCGACGCGCGGGCGACGCTCTCGGCCGACTACCTCGCCGAGGGGCCGGCCTCCGGCGCGGCCGTGACGCCCGCGAACGGCCGCAGCGGACCGTTCGACGGCCAGGTCATTCCCGGCTTCTCCGCCATGCTCGACAACGGCGACGGCACCTTCTGGGCCCAGCCCGACAACGGATTCGGCGCGAAGGGGAACTCGGCCGACTTCCTGCTGCGCAACTACCTCGTCAAACCGGAGTGGCAGACCTCCCGGGGCGGCGCGGGCGAGATCGACATCCTGCGCCACATCTCCTACAACGACCGCAACGGCGTGCTCGACTTCGCGATCGTGAACGAGGACACCTCGGAGCGCCTGCTGACGGGCGCCGACTTCGACATCGAGTCGATCGTGCGGGCGAAGGACGGCACGTTCTGGGTCGGCGAGGAGTTCGGTCCGTTCCTGCTGCACTTCGACAAGAACGGCACGCTGCTCGAGAAGCCGTACCCGCTCGCCGGCGCCCAGTCGCCGCAGAATCCGTACCTCGGCGGCGCCCAGCCCACGGTCGCCGCGAGCCGCGGCTTCGAGGCCATGGCGGGGTCGCGAGACGGCCGCTATCTCTACCCCGTGCTCGAGGGCGCGTACCTGGCGGACACCGACCAGCGCCGCCGCGTGATCAACGAGTTCGACACCCGCAAGGGCCGCTACACGGGCCGCACGTGGTCGTACCAGACCGACATCACCCCGAACGTGATCGGCGACGCGTTCACGACGCGCGACGGCAAGCTGCTGCTGATCGAGCGCGACGACTTCGAGGGCGACCAGTCGGTCATCAAGCGCGTGTACCAGGTCGACCTGCGCCAGCGCCCGGACCGCGAGGGCTTCCTGCACAAGACGCTCGTGCTGGACGCGCTGCGCGTCGACAACCCGCACGGCATCGACGAGGGCGAGGGCTACGGCCTGGGCGAGACGTACGCGCTTCCGGTGCAGTCGTTCGAGACGGTGCTGCAGCTGCGCGACGGCCGGCTGCTGATCGGCAACGACAACAACTACCCCGGCAACGATGCGCGCAACACCGGCACGCCGGACGACACCGAGTTCGCGATCGTCGACCTGCAGCGCACGCGGGTGACCCCCGACGCCGTGACCGTCGTCGCCCACCGCGGCGCGAGCGGCTACCGCCCCGAGCACACGCTCGCCGCCTACGAGACCGCCATCACGCAGTGCGCCGAGTACATCGAGCCCGACGTCGTCGCGACGAAGGACGGCGTGCTCGTCGCCCGCCACGAGAACGAGATCGGCGGCACGACGGACGTGGCCGCGCACCCCGAGTTCGCCGACCGTCGCACGACCAAGACGATCGACGGCGTCCAGGTCACCGGGTGGTTCACGGAGGACTTCACGCTCGCCGAGCTGCGGACGCTGCGCGCCGAGGAGCGCCTGCCGCAGGTGCGCCCGCAGAGCGCGGCGTTCGACGGCCTTTATCCGATCCCGACGCTGGACGAGGTCATGGACCTCGCCCGGCACTCGAAGACCTGCGACGGCCGCCCCGTCGGCGTCTACCCGGAGACCAAGCACCCGACGTACTTCGACTCGATCGGCCTCTCGCTCGAGGAGCCGCTCGTGGTCGAGCTGCGCCGCAACGGCCTCGACGACCGCCGTGCACCGGTCATCCTGCAGAGCTTCGAGACGCGCAACCTCCGCGACCTGAACCGGATGACGAACGTGCCGCTCGCGCAGCTGATCAGCAACTCGGGAGCGCCGTACGACCTCGTCGCCGCCGGTGACCCCCGCACGTACGCCGACCTCGTGACCCGACGCGGCGTCGCCGAGATCGCGCGCTACGCCGACGGCATCGGCGCGGAGAAGAACGTGATCATCCCGCGCAATGCGGACGGCACGCTCGCCGAGCCGAGCAGCGTCGTCCGCGACGCGCACCGCGCAGGTCTGACGGTGCACGCCTGGACCTTCCGCGTCGAGAACCAGTTCCTCGCGGCCGACTTCCGCTCGGGCGCCGACCCGTACGCCCCCGGCGACCTGGCGGGCGAGATCCGCGCGTTCCTCGACACGGGCATCGACGGGTTCTTCACCGACAACCCGGACATCGGCGCCGCGACCGTCGCCGAGTAG
- a CDS encoding TlpA family protein disulfide reductase encodes MEPLTALGVLGAVVGAAAVLGLVLRRREGRVRAASPGARATPASLDVDPATFGARATLVQFGTAYCTRCPATRRVLGGIAHARHGVAHVDVDLTDRPDLTRRFGVLQTPTTLIVDPDGAVRARIGGSPRAHDVTRELDRLLEETHV; translated from the coding sequence GTGGAACCGCTGACCGCGCTCGGGGTGCTCGGCGCCGTCGTGGGCGCCGCTGCGGTGCTGGGCCTCGTCCTGCGCCGGCGGGAAGGTCGCGTGCGCGCGGCCTCCCCCGGCGCCCGCGCGACGCCCGCGTCCCTCGACGTCGACCCGGCGACCTTCGGGGCGCGCGCCACGCTCGTGCAGTTCGGCACCGCGTACTGCACGCGCTGCCCGGCGACCAGACGCGTGCTCGGCGGCATCGCACATGCGAGGCACGGCGTCGCGCACGTCGATGTCGACCTCACCGACCGACCCGACCTCACCCGCCGCTTCGGTGTGCTGCAGACCCCGACGACGCTGATCGTCGACCCCGACGGCGCCGTGCGCGCCCGCATCGGCGGCTCCCCGCGCGCCCACGATGTGACACGCGAGCTCGACCGACTCCTGGAGGAGACCCATGTCTGA
- a CDS encoding DUF4395 domain-containing protein, whose translation MSDAPAPARIDPRGPRFAAVITTALLLVATYLSLVGISPRLGQESESFGWFAYQPLADSVYVPGTAPLWQRIADPGFLAVAIVAALFAWSVVSPRTAPWGVVFRRLVRPRLAPPSELEDPRPPRFAQGVGLFVTATGLILHAIGVPWALPIAAAAALIAAFLNAAFGFCLGCQIYLLLQRAGVVGRTRAA comes from the coding sequence ATGTCTGACGCGCCCGCGCCCGCCCGCATCGACCCCCGCGGACCGCGCTTCGCGGCCGTCATCACCACCGCGCTGCTGCTCGTCGCGACGTATCTGTCGCTCGTCGGCATCTCGCCGCGTCTCGGCCAGGAGAGCGAAAGCTTCGGCTGGTTCGCCTACCAGCCGCTGGCAGACAGCGTGTACGTGCCGGGCACCGCGCCGCTCTGGCAGCGCATCGCCGACCCGGGCTTCCTCGCCGTCGCGATCGTCGCGGCGCTGTTCGCGTGGAGCGTCGTGTCGCCCCGCACGGCTCCGTGGGGCGTCGTGTTCCGCCGTCTCGTGCGCCCGCGCCTCGCTCCCCCGAGCGAGCTGGAGGATCCGCGACCGCCGCGTTTCGCGCAGGGCGTTGGTCTGTTCGTCACCGCGACGGGCCTCATCCTGCACGCGATCGGCGTGCCCTGGGCGCTGCCGATCGCCGCGGCGGCCGCCCTGATCGCGGCCTTCCTGAACGCCGCGTTCGGCTTCTGCCTCGGCTGCCAGATCTACCTGCTGCTGCAGCGCGCCGGCGTCGTCGGCCGCACGCGCGCTGCGTGA